The following nucleotide sequence is from Saccharothrix texasensis.
TCACGGTGTCGCGGCGGACCGGCATCCCGGTCACCTTCTCCATCACCACCAACGGCACCCTGCTCACGCCCGAGGACGGCGAGTTCTTCGAGGCGCACGGCTTCGCGGTCACGGTCAGCCTCGACGGCGTCGGCGCGCGCCACGACCTGCTGCGACCGCACCGCGACGGGCGCGGCAGCTACCGGCGCGTCATGGACCGGGTCGCGCCCCTGCTGGCGATGCAGCGCCGGATGCAGGTCTCGGCCCGCGTCACGGTCACCCCGCTCAACCTGGACCTGCCGCGCACGCTGGACGAGTTCACCGCCGCCGGGTTCCACGGCATCGGCTTCTCCCCCATGCTCAGCTCCCCCACCGGGCAGGGCGAGATGGCGACGGCGGACCTCGAGGTCATGCTGGAGCAGATGACCGCGTGCGGCGAGGAGTTCCTCCGCCGGGTCCTCGCCGGGCAGCGCTACCCGTTCACCAACCTGGCCACCGCGCTGCGGGAGATCCACCGCGGCACGCACCGGCCCTACCCGTGCGGCGCGGGCGCGGGCTACCTCGGCGTGTCGGCCGACGGCGACCTCGCGGCGTGCCACCGGTTCGTCGGCGACGAGGACGGCGCGATGGGCGACCTGACCACCGGGGTGGACGACGTCAAGCGCGCCCGCTGGCTGACCGACCGCCACGTGCACCGGCAGGAACCGTGCAGCGGCTGCTGGGCCCGGTACCTGTGCGGCGGCGGCTGCCACCACGAGGTGATCCGCCGCGGTCGGCCCGCCTGCGACTACATCCGGGGCTGGCTGCACCACTGCCTGACCGTCTACAGCCGCCTGCTCGCCGCGCGCCCGGACCACTTCACCGGATGACGGACGTCTGCGTGATCGGCGGCGGCCCGGCCGGTTCCGCGTGCGCCCTGCGCCTGGCGCGCCTCGGCCACCGGGTCGTGCTGCTCGAACGCCGACCGTTCCCCCGCCCCCACGTGGGCGAGGCGCTGTCGCCCGGTGTCCGGCCGCTGCTCGACGTGCTGGACCTCGGGCACGCCCTCGACGACGCCTTGCCGTCCACGGGCGCCTTGGTGCGCTGGGAGGACGCCACGACCCGCCTGGTCGCCCCCGATCCCCGTGCCGCCACCGTCGACCGGGGGCGGTTCGACCACGCCCTCCTGGCCGCCGCGCGGGCCGCCGGTGTCGAGGTCCGCCAACCGTCCCGCGCCGGACGCCCCAAGCGCACCGGCGCGGGCTGGGACATCCCCCTGGCCGGGGGGACGCTGCACGCCCGGTTCCTGGTCGACGCGAGCGGGCGGCACCGCGTCTCGGGCGGCACGACCACCGCCGCCGGACCCAGGACCCTCGCCCTGCACGCCGTCTGGCACGGGGCCGGCCCGACCCGGATCGGCACGGGACCGCAGACCTGGTGCTGGGGCGCGCCCCTGCCCGACGGCACGTTCCGCGCCATGGCGTTCACCGACGCCGAGCTCCTGCGCGCGCACCGCCCGGACCGCCTCTACCACCGGCTGCTGGACAGCACCGGCCTGTTCGCGGACCGCCCGGCGTCGCTCGACGTCGCCGTCTGCGACGCCACGGCCTACCGCGACGACGACCCCGTCACCGAGGACAGCGTCAAGATCGGCGAAGCGGCCTTCACCCTCGACCCGCTGACGTCGTCCGGAGTGGACAGCGCGCTGCACAGCGCCTTGGCCGCCGCGGTCACCGTCCACACCGTCCTCTCGGACGGTGACCGGGCCGCCGCCCTCGCGTTCTACCGCGACAGCCGGGACCGGACCGCGACCCGTCACACCACGTGGACGGCCGCCCACTACGACCGCCACCGCCCCCACCGCGACCGACCGTTCTGGCGTCGCCGGGCCACCCCGCCACCCCGGACCCCGCCGCCCTTGATCCCGCCGCCCACCCCTCTGGCCCCCGAGCACCTGCACCGCCCGGTCCGGCTCTCCCCCGACGCCGCCGTCGTGCCGACCCCGTGCCCGGTGGGAGACCTGGTCACGATGCGCCGGGCGCTGACCCACCCGGCCCTGGCCACGCCCGTCGCCCACGTCGGGGGCGCCGAGCTGGCACCGCTGCTGGACTGCGTCGAGCGCAGCGCGTCCCTCGCCGACCTGCTCCGCACCTGGTCGGCCCACCTGCCCGCCCGGCACGCCGAGGTGACGGCGAAGTGGCTGCTCGACGCGGGGCTGCTGGTGGTCGCGCGGTGAGCTGAGCCCACCGCGCGACGGCTTCAGCTCGTGTGCGTGGCCTGTGGTCGTGCCTGCTGCGGTTCGGCCTGCTCCGGCACGGCGTCCACCGGCGCGACGCCCACTGGCGCGATGTCCGCCGGTGCCACGTGCACGGGTTCGGCCGACCCGGGTTCCGTCGGTCCGATCCGGGCCGGGCGCAGCCTCGGCAACCACACCGGCAGCAGGGCGATCACGATCGCGGCGGGCGTGACGATGCCGGTGAGGGTGACGAAGAGGTTGCCCAGAGGGGTGAAGCTGAACGGCAGGTCGTCGGACGGCCCGCGCATGCCGATGATCCACAGCGGCGTCGCGTACCACGCGAACCCCAGGACCAGGAGCACCCGAGGCAGCACGGTGGCACGCCGCCACGTGGCGGTGGCCAGCCAGACCAGGGCGGGCACCACCCACACGCCGTGGTGCACCCACGTGATCGGCGAGACCAGCTGCGCGCCGAAGGCGATCACCAGGAGCCCGACCACGTCGTGACCGCGACGGTGCGCCCACACCGCCCCGGCCAGGCACGCGACCGCCACGACCGCGCTCACCGCCAGCGCCCAGGCCGGCGCGGTCCCCTGGGCGGACAGGCGCGCGAAGAACCCCGCCAGCGAGTAGTTGACCACCAGGTTGTTCGGCGAGATGCGCGTGGTGTCGAAGAAGACGCCCTGCAACCAGTAGGCGCGCGAGTCGGCGAGCAGGAGGGCGGACCCGACCAGCACGGTGGCGGCGAACGCGGCGAGGGCCTGGCAGGCGGCGCGACGGCGGCCGGTGAAGAACAGGTAGGCGACGAAGAACAACGGCGTGAGCTTGATCCCGGCGGCGATGCCGGTGGCGATGCCCCGGTAGCGCTCGGGCAGCGCCGGCAGGAAGTCCAGCAGGATCAGCGCCATCAGCAGCAGGTTGACCTGCCCGAGCAGCACGTTGAGCTGCACGGGCGCCAGCAGCGAGGCGCCGGCCGTGCAGGCGGCCACCAGCAGGGCCGTGTTCCGCCGGGCGGTCGTCGTGCCGGTGAGCCGCAGGACCATCCAGACGGACGCGCTCAGCGCGAGGTAGCCGACGGCGGTCCAGGTGAACTGCGCGGCCACCACCGGCAGCAACGCCACCGGCACCGCCACGACGGCGGCGAACGGCGGGTAGGTGAACAGCATGCCGTTGTGGAAACCGGTCTCGTAGAGCCGCTGGCCGTCCAGGACGGCTTGGCCCGCACCCCGGTAGACCGCGAGGTCGATCATCCAGAAGGGGATGAACACGCCGGAGAACAGCACGGCGTGCGCGGCGAGCGCGAGCGCGACCGCGAGGGCCGGGCCGATGGCGACGAGCCGACGTCGGCTGAGGTGGGTCATGGTGGGTTGTCCTTCACCGGTGCGGATCAGCGAACGGTTTCCGGGATGACGCCCAGAACTGCTCCGTCGATTGTTCGATCTCCTCGACGCAGGGCACTCGACCGAATTCGATCACGAGCCTACAACGCCCTGATCAGCCATGTTCTTGCACGAAACGGTGAAACACCGACCCGATAGGCGTGAAGCGCGAACGATATCTAGCTTTGCGTGACCGCTCGGAAAAGCATTGTTCGACGGTGGTCGGACGCGGGTGGCAACCGGCCCCGGGCGGGTGCGGATCGGCGAACGGGTCGCGTCGCGGCGAGGCCGCGGAGGTGGCCGACCGACCGGTCGGACAAGTAGCTTCTGGCTGTGTCGGAACGGGACGAGGTCATCGCCGGGCGGTATCGGCTGGTCGAGTTGGTCGGGCGCGGGGCGGCCGGCGCCGTCTGGCGAGCGCGCGACGAGCGCCTGGGGCGGTCGGTCGCGGTCAAGCTGCTCAACGCGGCGGACTCGCCGAGCGCGGTCGAGCGGATCGTCCGGGAGGGCCGGGTGGCCGCACGGCTGCGGCACCCCCACGCCGTCACCGTGCACGACGTCGTGGAGCACGGCGGCAAGCCCTGCCTGGTGATGGAGTACCTGCCGTCGAAGACGCTGGCCGAGCTGGTCGACGAGCGCGGCCCGCTGCCCGAGGAGCTGGTGGCCGGCGTCGGCTGGCAGGTGGCGTCCGCGCTGGCCGCCGCCCACGCCGACGGGATCGTGCACCGGGACGTCACGACGTTCAACATCCTGCTGGGCGAGGACGGCACCGCGAAGATCGCCGACTTCGGCATCGCCCGGGCGATCGGCGAGCACACCGTGACCGACGCGCGGGTGGTCGTCGGCACCCCCGCGTTCCTCGCGCCGGAAGTGGCCGCGGGCCAGGAGGCGGTGTTCGCCTCCGACGTGTACTCACTGGGCGCGACGCTCTACGCCGCGATGGAGGGCCACCCGCCGTTCGGCACGACCGACAACCCGTACGCCCTGCTCCGCCGGATCGCGGACGGCGAGGTCGCGCCGATGCGCTTCTCCGGCCGGCTGGGCGACGTCCTGGCACGCGTGCTCCGCCGGGACCCGGCCGAGCGGCCGACGATGGCCGAGCTGCACGGCCTCCTCGGCGCGGTGATGGAGGGCAGACCGCTGCCGGGTGAGCCCCGGCCCGAGCCCGACGCCGCGCAGAACGGCGACACCCGCCCGCTGCCCGCGCCGCGCCGCGTGCCGTGGCGTCGGGTCGCCCTCGTCGCCGGCGCCGTCGTGCTGGTCGCGACGGGCATCGTGATCGGCGACTCGCTGTCCCGCACGGACCCGGCCGGCAACGCCGAACCGGCCCCGGACGACTCGACCACCGCGACCACGACGACGAGCAGCAGCACCGCCACCACCAGCGCCGCCGTCAGCT
It contains:
- a CDS encoding radical SAM/SPASM domain-containing protein; the protein is MTASRLFEASTPVHPDVHLLDTDAGPRVLVADGSRLFGVGRALYDRIDAARRDPDPRAMDVLLADLGLDAPRQVDDLAPDPPPVRALSLAVAQKCNLGCTYCYARQGDFGGPAKNMPEATAFAAVDTLFRDAAPGERVNLAFLGGEPLINRPVVRAATGYAVTVSRRTGIPVTFSITTNGTLLTPEDGEFFEAHGFAVTVSLDGVGARHDLLRPHRDGRGSYRRVMDRVAPLLAMQRRMQVSARVTVTPLNLDLPRTLDEFTAAGFHGIGFSPMLSSPTGQGEMATADLEVMLEQMTACGEEFLRRVLAGQRYPFTNLATALREIHRGTHRPYPCGAGAGYLGVSADGDLAACHRFVGDEDGAMGDLTTGVDDVKRARWLTDRHVHRQEPCSGCWARYLCGGGCHHEVIRRGRPACDYIRGWLHHCLTVYSRLLAARPDHFTG
- the qhpG gene encoding flavin-dependent monooxygenase QhpG, whose translation is MTDVCVIGGGPAGSACALRLARLGHRVVLLERRPFPRPHVGEALSPGVRPLLDVLDLGHALDDALPSTGALVRWEDATTRLVAPDPRAATVDRGRFDHALLAAARAAGVEVRQPSRAGRPKRTGAGWDIPLAGGTLHARFLVDASGRHRVSGGTTTAAGPRTLALHAVWHGAGPTRIGTGPQTWCWGAPLPDGTFRAMAFTDAELLRAHRPDRLYHRLLDSTGLFADRPASLDVAVCDATAYRDDDPVTEDSVKIGEAAFTLDPLTSSGVDSALHSALAAAVTVHTVLSDGDRAAALAFYRDSRDRTATRHTTWTAAHYDRHRPHRDRPFWRRRATPPPRTPPPLIPPPTPLAPEHLHRPVRLSPDAAVVPTPCPVGDLVTMRRALTHPALATPVAHVGGAELAPLLDCVERSASLADLLRTWSAHLPARHAEVTAKWLLDAGLLVVAR
- a CDS encoding glycosyltransferase 87 family protein encodes the protein MTHLSRRRLVAIGPALAVALALAAHAVLFSGVFIPFWMIDLAVYRGAGQAVLDGQRLYETGFHNGMLFTYPPFAAVVAVPVALLPVVAAQFTWTAVGYLALSASVWMVLRLTGTTTARRNTALLVAACTAGASLLAPVQLNVLLGQVNLLLMALILLDFLPALPERYRGIATGIAAGIKLTPLFFVAYLFFTGRRRAACQALAAFAATVLVGSALLLADSRAYWLQGVFFDTTRISPNNLVVNYSLAGFFARLSAQGTAPAWALAVSAVVAVACLAGAVWAHRRGHDVVGLLVIAFGAQLVSPITWVHHGVWVVPALVWLATATWRRATVLPRVLLVLGFAWYATPLWIIGMRGPSDDLPFSFTPLGNLFVTLTGIVTPAAIVIALLPVWLPRLRPARIGPTEPGSAEPVHVAPADIAPVGVAPVDAVPEQAEPQQARPQATHTS
- a CDS encoding protein kinase domain-containing protein; the protein is MSERDEVIAGRYRLVELVGRGAAGAVWRARDERLGRSVAVKLLNAADSPSAVERIVREGRVAARLRHPHAVTVHDVVEHGGKPCLVMEYLPSKTLAELVDERGPLPEELVAGVGWQVASALAAAHADGIVHRDVTTFNILLGEDGTAKIADFGIARAIGEHTVTDARVVVGTPAFLAPEVAAGQEAVFASDVYSLGATLYAAMEGHPPFGTTDNPYALLRRIADGEVAPMRFSGRLGDVLARVLRRDPAERPTMAELHGLLGAVMEGRPLPGEPRPEPDAAQNGDTRPLPAPRRVPWRRVALVAGAVVLVATGIVIGDSLSRTDPAGNAEPAPDDSTTATTTTSSSTATTSAAVSSTATTPAACTARFGITNSWPGGYQAHVTVRNTSGRALSSWTVTWPRPDGHAISNLWNGGLTLDDDSVTVVNAAHNGKLPVDGSTTFGFTANGPSVPDPDLTCTSG